A genomic segment from Sander vitreus isolate 19-12246 chromosome 3, sanVit1, whole genome shotgun sequence encodes:
- the LOC144513424 gene encoding cobalamin binding intrinsic factor-like, translated as MEVLLVSGISDAEEAHIPFSVVVTNSVTPHDPKTYSTYVLERGILLGGLRRLQDCDKDFMFTYTEDPNYGPFLQSVNGLAGNPEKHTYWELLGKKPNGQIIRLDVGIGCYIPSANEEIILNYTKY; from the exons ATGGAAGTGTTGCTGGTTTCTGGAATCTCAGATGCAG AGGAAGCTCATATCCCCTTCAGTGTCGTGGTGACAAACTCGGTAACGCCTCACGATCCGAAGACATACAGCACATACGTGCTTGAGAGAGGAATCTTACTGGGTGGATTGAGGAGACTGCAGGACTGTGACAAAGACTTTAT GTTCACCTACACAGAGGATCCAAACTATGGACCGTTCCTACAGAGTGTGAACGGTTTGGCTGGAAATCCAGAGAAACATACCTACTGGGAGCTCCTGGGCAAGAAACCCAATGGCCAAATCATCAGACTTGATGTTG GCATTGGATGTTACATTCCCAGTGCAAACGAGGAAATCATCCTGAACTACACCAAGTACTGA